In one Achromobacter spanius genomic region, the following are encoded:
- a CDS encoding benzoate-CoA ligase family protein, translating to MNTCPAELNFASHLAALNAARAAKPAYIDDSRQLSYGELAERVARMAGALRQLGLRREERILLLMQDTVDWPVAFLGALHAGVVPVAVNTLLTPDDYAYIITHSRVRAAFVSGALLPALQAALAQSPGDVEHVVVSQPNTAQFNTAQPNTAQPNPAHPTSALPAAVQDFDALLAAAPLAPAVRTLSDEIAFWLYSSGSTGKPKGVVHTHGNLWHTAELYAKPVLGIREDDVVFSAAKLFFAYGLGNGLTFPLSVGATVILMGERPTPQAVFQRLTRHRPTVFYGVPTLYASMLASPDLPPREQVAMRVCTSAGEALPRDIGERFTRHFGCEILDGIGSTEMLHIFISNQSGQIRYGTTGKPVPGYEVQLRDDSGAPVAAGTIGDLYIKGPSAALMYWNNRDKTRQCFLGDWLKSGDKYTCDADGYYTYAGRSDDMIKVSGQYVSPVEVENVLVQHEAVLEAAVIGVPDHDGLVKTKAYVVLRPGFEPDAQTGAALQSYVKQHLAPFKYPRQINFTEELPKTATGKIQRFRLRQLEEATL from the coding sequence GTGAACACCTGCCCCGCCGAACTCAACTTCGCCAGCCATCTGGCCGCCCTGAACGCCGCCCGCGCAGCCAAGCCCGCCTATATCGACGACAGCCGCCAGCTTAGCTACGGTGAACTGGCCGAGCGGGTCGCGCGCATGGCGGGCGCGCTGCGCCAGTTGGGATTGCGTCGCGAAGAACGCATTCTGCTGTTGATGCAGGACACGGTGGATTGGCCCGTTGCCTTTCTTGGCGCGCTGCATGCCGGCGTGGTGCCCGTGGCCGTCAACACCCTGCTGACGCCCGACGATTACGCCTACATCATCACGCACAGCCGCGTGCGCGCCGCGTTTGTATCGGGCGCGCTGCTGCCGGCCTTGCAGGCGGCGCTGGCGCAATCGCCCGGTGACGTTGAACATGTAGTGGTATCACAGCCCAATACGGCACAGTTCAATACGGCACAGCCCAATACTGCACAGCCGAATCCGGCGCACCCAACAAGTGCCCTGCCCGCCGCCGTTCAAGACTTCGACGCCCTGCTGGCCGCCGCGCCGCTGGCCCCCGCCGTGCGCACGCTGTCCGACGAAATTGCGTTCTGGCTGTATTCATCGGGTTCCACCGGCAAGCCCAAGGGTGTGGTGCATACGCATGGCAACCTTTGGCACACGGCCGAACTCTATGCCAAGCCCGTGCTGGGCATCCGCGAAGACGACGTGGTGTTTTCCGCCGCCAAGCTGTTCTTTGCCTACGGCCTGGGCAATGGCCTGACCTTTCCGCTGTCGGTCGGCGCCACCGTCATCCTGATGGGCGAGCGCCCCACGCCGCAGGCCGTGTTCCAGCGCCTGACACGACATCGCCCCACCGTGTTCTACGGCGTGCCCACCTTGTACGCCAGCATGCTGGCATCCCCTGATTTGCCACCGCGCGAGCAGGTGGCGATGCGGGTCTGCACGTCGGCCGGCGAAGCCTTGCCGCGCGACATCGGCGAACGCTTCACGCGGCATTTTGGCTGCGAGATCCTGGATGGCATCGGCTCCACCGAGATGCTGCACATCTTCATTTCGAACCAAAGCGGACAGATCCGCTACGGCACCACCGGCAAACCGGTGCCGGGCTACGAAGTGCAGTTGCGCGACGACAGCGGCGCGCCCGTGGCGGCCGGCACCATCGGCGACCTCTACATCAAAGGCCCCAGCGCCGCGCTGATGTACTGGAACAACCGCGACAAGACGCGCCAGTGCTTTCTGGGCGACTGGTTGAAAAGCGGCGACAAATACACCTGTGACGCCGACGGCTACTACACCTATGCCGGCCGCAGCGACGACATGATCAAGGTCAGCGGCCAGTATGTGTCGCCCGTGGAAGTCGAGAACGTGCTGGTGCAGCACGAGGCCGTGCTGGAAGCCGCGGTGATCGGCGTGCCGGACCACGACGGCCTGGTCAAGACCAAGGCCTACGTGGTGCTGCGCCCCGGCTTCGAGCCCGACGCGCAGACCGGCGCCGCGCTGCAAAGCTATGTGAAGCAGCACCTGGCGCCCTTCAAGTATCCGCGCCAGATCAACTTCACCGAAGAGCTGCCCAAGACGGCCACGGGAAAGATCCAGCGCTTCCGGCTGCGTCAGCTGGAAGAAGCAACGCTATGA
- a CDS encoding DUF4863 family protein: MSTPDQFHALMREATRLVANQPLDDGLQAMLNREAGPDSALYQNIFAACRQGVADGWMCNREGGGIRYGRVIKPAEDLAGCSVDVVDMDDLAGPHHAHPNGEIDLIMPLTTDARFDGHGAGWLVYGPGSAHSPTVTQGRALVLYLLPGGAIEFTRPGG; encoded by the coding sequence GTGAGCACGCCAGATCAATTCCATGCCCTGATGCGCGAGGCCACGCGCCTGGTGGCGAACCAGCCGCTGGATGACGGCTTGCAGGCGATGCTGAACCGCGAGGCCGGCCCCGACAGCGCGCTGTACCAGAACATCTTCGCCGCCTGTAGGCAGGGCGTGGCCGACGGCTGGATGTGCAACCGCGAAGGCGGCGGCATCCGCTACGGGCGCGTCATCAAGCCGGCGGAAGACCTGGCCGGCTGTTCGGTGGACGTGGTCGACATGGACGACCTGGCCGGCCCCCACCACGCCCATCCCAATGGCGAAATAGACCTGATCATGCCGCTGACCACCGACGCGCGCTTTGATGGCCACGGCGCCGGTTGGCTGGTCTACGGCCCCGGCAGCGCACACAGCCCTACCGTGACGCAGGGCCGCGCGCTGGTGTTGTACCTGCTGCCCGGCGGCGCCATCGAGTTCACACGGCCCGGCGGCTGA
- a CDS encoding amino acid ABC transporter substrate-binding protein, translating to MKWSINRSTWLAAGALALACASQAALAGPTLDAVKKKGFVQCGLSDGVSGFSATDSKGEWAGMDVDICRAVAAAVFGDPSKFKGTALSTQQRFTALQSGEVDVLLRTVTLTQTRDTSLGLAAVAASFYDGQGILVSKKLGVKSAKDLNGATICVQPGTTTELNLADWFRANGIEFKPVVIDKVTEVVRAFEAGRCDAFTDDSSQLAAVRATQVANPDDYEILPERFSKEPLGPMVRQGDENWLSIVRWTLFALLEAEEYGITQKNVDDMLKSKNPNVLRILGVTPGAGKNMGLDEKWAYNAIKAVGNYSEVFERNVGKDSKLGLQRGTNALWSNGGAMYPWPIR from the coding sequence ATGAAGTGGTCAATAAATCGGTCAACATGGTTGGCGGCCGGCGCTCTGGCCCTGGCTTGCGCGTCCCAGGCGGCACTTGCCGGCCCCACGCTGGACGCGGTGAAGAAAAAGGGCTTTGTGCAGTGCGGCCTGAGCGACGGCGTCTCGGGGTTCTCGGCCACCGACAGCAAGGGCGAATGGGCGGGCATGGACGTGGACATCTGCCGCGCGGTGGCCGCGGCCGTGTTCGGTGACCCGAGCAAATTCAAAGGTACCGCGCTGTCGACCCAGCAACGCTTCACCGCCTTGCAGTCGGGCGAGGTCGATGTGCTGCTGCGCACCGTCACCCTGACCCAGACGCGCGACACCTCGCTGGGCCTGGCCGCCGTGGCCGCCAGCTTTTACGATGGCCAGGGCATTCTGGTCAGCAAGAAGCTGGGCGTGAAAAGCGCCAAGGACCTCAACGGCGCCACCATTTGCGTGCAGCCCGGCACCACCACCGAACTGAATCTGGCCGACTGGTTTCGCGCCAACGGTATTGAATTCAAGCCGGTGGTGATCGACAAGGTGACGGAAGTGGTGCGCGCTTTTGAAGCCGGCCGCTGTGATGCCTTTACCGACGATTCCTCGCAACTGGCCGCCGTGCGCGCCACGCAAGTGGCCAATCCCGACGACTACGAGATTTTGCCGGAACGTTTCTCGAAAGAACCGTTGGGCCCCATGGTGCGCCAGGGCGACGAGAACTGGTTGAGCATCGTGCGCTGGACCCTGTTCGCCTTGCTGGAAGCCGAGGAATACGGCATCACGCAGAAGAACGTTGATGACATGCTGAAAAGCAAGAACCCGAACGTCTTGCGCATCCTGGGCGTGACGCCAGGGGCGGGCAAGAACATGGGCCTGGATGAAAAATGGGCCTACAACGCCATCAAGGCCGTGGGCAACTACAGCGAAGTGTTCGAGCGCAACGTGGGCAAGGACAGCAAGCTGGGCCTGCAACGCGGCACCAATGCGCTGTGGAGCAACGGCGGCGCCATGTATCCGTGGCCGATTCGCTGA
- a CDS encoding ABC transporter substrate-binding protein: MNHALTRAAIAAALTFAASGAQAADKIKVGFMLPYSGTYAALGNAIENGFKLYVAEQGGKLGGREIEYFKVDDESNPAKAAENANRLIKRDQVDMLIGTVHSGVAMALAKAAKDSDTTLIVTNAGANAITGPLCGPGIFRTSFTNWQPAYAMGPVAYAKGHKTAVTITWKYAAGDEAIGGFKEGFEKAGGKVVKELSLPFPNVEFQSLLTEIAATKPDMVFTFFAGGGAVKFVQDYHAAGLDKTIPLYGSGFLTDGTLQAQGASAQGLLTTLHYADGLNTPRDNAFRADYAKHYKVQPDVYAVQGYDAAQLMQSGLSAVKGDFTKKADFRQAMRSATVDSPRGPFTLSAAGNPVQDIYLRQVDGLENKVVEVAAKKLADPARGCKL, translated from the coding sequence ATGAACCACGCCCTGACCCGGGCTGCGATTGCCGCGGCCCTGACGTTCGCCGCCAGCGGCGCGCAGGCCGCCGACAAGATCAAAGTCGGTTTCATGCTGCCCTATAGCGGCACCTACGCCGCGCTGGGCAACGCCATTGAAAACGGCTTCAAGCTGTATGTTGCCGAGCAAGGCGGCAAGCTGGGCGGACGCGAGATCGAATACTTCAAGGTCGATGACGAGTCCAACCCCGCCAAGGCCGCTGAAAACGCCAATCGCCTGATCAAGCGCGATCAGGTCGACATGCTGATCGGCACGGTGCACTCGGGCGTGGCGATGGCGCTGGCCAAGGCCGCGAAAGACAGCGACACCACGTTGATCGTCACCAACGCGGGCGCCAACGCCATCACCGGCCCGTTGTGCGGCCCCGGCATCTTCCGCACGTCGTTCACCAACTGGCAGCCGGCCTATGCCATGGGCCCCGTGGCCTACGCCAAAGGCCACAAGACCGCCGTCACCATCACCTGGAAATACGCAGCGGGCGACGAGGCCATCGGCGGCTTCAAGGAAGGCTTTGAGAAAGCCGGCGGCAAGGTCGTGAAGGAATTGAGCCTGCCCTTTCCCAACGTGGAATTCCAATCGCTCCTGACCGAGATCGCGGCCACCAAGCCCGACATGGTGTTCACTTTCTTTGCGGGCGGCGGCGCGGTGAAGTTCGTGCAGGACTATCACGCGGCCGGCCTGGACAAGACGATTCCGCTGTACGGCTCGGGCTTCCTCACCGACGGCACCTTGCAGGCGCAAGGCGCATCGGCGCAAGGCCTCTTGACCACACTGCACTATGCCGATGGCCTGAACACCCCGCGCGACAACGCCTTCCGCGCCGACTACGCCAAGCACTACAAGGTGCAGCCTGATGTGTACGCCGTGCAGGGCTATGACGCCGCGCAACTGATGCAGTCGGGCCTGTCGGCCGTGAAGGGCGACTTCACCAAGAAGGCGGACTTCCGCCAGGCGATGCGCAGCGCCACCGTGGACAGCCCGCGCGGCCCCTTCACGCTGTCGGCGGCGGGCAACCCGGTGCAGGACATCTATCTGCGCCAGGTGGATGGCCTGGAGAACAAGGTCGTCGAAGTCGCCGCGAAAAAGCTGGCCGATCCCGCGCGCGGCTGCAAGCTCTGA
- a CDS encoding acetolactate synthase large subunit encodes MNGADSLCDTLLANDVDVCFANPGTSEMHFVAALDRKPKMRCVLGLFEGVVTGAADGYARMADKPAATLLHLGPGLGNGLANLHNAKRARTPMVNIVGDHATYHVQYDAPLTSDVEGVARPMSHWVKRTMTAAAVSADAAEAIGVARQAPGNIATLILPADTAWTDLPDGAPAPVQVKDLPLAQTSAEAVRAAAAAIRSGEVTVLMLGGAALRERALNAAGRIARATGVRLMSETSNRRIERGGARTPVDRLPYPIDLAVAKLKDVKHLVLAGAKAPVGFFAYPGKPSLLAPPDSNQVVLASAEQDLAHALEWLADELGIAADAPRLATPAAAYEVPSSGKLTGAAVNILIAHTLPEQAIVCDESITQGREFPIYSASSAPHDWLMLTGGAIGIGLPLATGAAVACPDRKVITLQADGSGMYTLQALWTQARENLDCLTVILANRSYATLHGEMKNVGVKEPGRNARRMLDLEEPYLDWTHLARGMGVEAVSVDTVEGFARALADGLKRRGPFLIEAII; translated from the coding sequence ATGAACGGCGCTGACAGTCTCTGCGATACCTTGCTGGCCAACGATGTAGACGTGTGTTTTGCCAACCCCGGCACATCGGAAATGCACTTTGTCGCGGCCCTGGATCGCAAACCCAAGATGCGTTGCGTGCTGGGCCTGTTCGAAGGCGTGGTGACGGGCGCGGCCGACGGTTACGCGCGCATGGCCGACAAGCCGGCCGCCACCTTGCTGCACCTGGGCCCTGGCTTGGGCAATGGCCTGGCCAACCTGCACAACGCCAAGCGCGCACGCACGCCCATGGTCAATATCGTGGGCGACCACGCCACCTATCACGTGCAATACGATGCGCCGCTGACCAGCGACGTGGAAGGCGTGGCGCGTCCGATGTCGCACTGGGTCAAGCGCACGATGACGGCCGCCGCCGTGTCGGCGGATGCCGCCGAGGCCATTGGCGTGGCGCGTCAGGCGCCCGGCAACATCGCCACCCTGATCCTGCCCGCCGACACCGCCTGGACCGATCTGCCCGACGGCGCGCCCGCGCCCGTGCAGGTAAAGGACTTACCCCTGGCGCAGACTTCCGCCGAGGCCGTGCGCGCGGCGGCCGCCGCCATCCGCTCGGGCGAGGTCACCGTGCTGATGCTGGGCGGCGCGGCGCTGCGTGAACGCGCCTTGAACGCCGCTGGCCGTATCGCTCGCGCGACCGGCGTGCGCCTGATGTCCGAAACCTCGAACCGCCGCATTGAACGCGGCGGCGCGCGCACGCCGGTTGACCGGCTGCCCTATCCCATTGACCTGGCCGTGGCCAAGCTGAAAGACGTGAAGCACCTGGTGCTGGCGGGCGCCAAGGCGCCGGTGGGTTTCTTTGCCTACCCCGGCAAGCCCAGCCTGCTGGCGCCGCCCGACAGCAACCAGGTGGTGCTGGCATCCGCCGAACAAGATCTTGCCCATGCGCTGGAATGGCTGGCCGATGAGCTTGGCATTGCCGCCGACGCGCCGCGCCTGGCCACGCCGGCCGCGGCCTATGAAGTGCCGTCCTCCGGCAAGCTGACCGGCGCCGCCGTGAACATTCTTATCGCCCACACCTTGCCCGAGCAAGCCATTGTGTGCGATGAGTCCATCACGCAGGGCCGCGAGTTTCCTATCTACAGCGCCAGCAGCGCGCCGCACGATTGGCTGATGCTGACCGGGGGCGCCATCGGCATCGGTCTGCCACTGGCAACCGGCGCGGCGGTGGCTTGCCCGGATCGCAAGGTCATCACGCTGCAAGCCGACGGCAGCGGCATGTACACCTTGCAAGCCCTGTGGACGCAGGCGCGCGAAAACCTGGATTGCCTGACGGTCATCCTGGCCAATCGCTCTTACGCCACGCTGCATGGCGAAATGAAGAACGTGGGCGTGAAGGAACCGGGCCGCAACGCCCGCCGCATGCTGGACCTGGAAGAGCCCTATCTGGATTGGACGCACCTGGCGCGCGGCATGGGCGTGGAGGCGGTCAGCGTGGATACGGTGGAAGGCTTTGCGCGCGCGCTGGCCGATGGCCTGAAGCGCCGTGGGCCGTTCCTGATCGAGGCGATCATCTAG
- a CDS encoding branched-chain amino acid ABC transporter permease — MQKLLPIATLLALAAFAVSGSDYYTGLAVKVMIYAIFALSLQLLVGGAGLVSLGHAAFFGIGAYAAALLSPESQAGNLWWLLPAALLAAAAYALVTGALALRTRGVYFIMVTLAFAQMAYYVFHDTDFGGGSDGIYLYFRPELLVGGWMPFDLGNATTFYFFVLACLALSWGFLALLRRSPFGAALAGIRINEQRMRAAGYSTYPYKLTAYVVGATLASLAGFLFALKDGFVTPELLAWEQSGLVLLMVILGGMGSLGGAVIGTVTLVLMQELFQSQALFGDYARHWHLPLGIAIIALVALLPNGIAGLPAQWRQRRDRREARAHAASGASTLAPSGPARPAPRLPIQEERHV, encoded by the coding sequence ATGCAGAAACTGCTTCCCATCGCAACGCTGCTGGCGCTGGCCGCATTTGCCGTCAGCGGCAGCGACTACTACACCGGCCTGGCCGTCAAGGTCATGATCTACGCCATCTTCGCGTTAAGCCTGCAGCTGCTGGTGGGCGGCGCGGGGCTGGTCAGCCTGGGGCACGCCGCCTTCTTCGGCATCGGCGCGTATGCGGCGGCGCTGCTGTCGCCGGAATCCCAGGCAGGCAACCTGTGGTGGCTCTTGCCCGCCGCCCTGTTGGCGGCGGCGGCCTATGCGCTGGTGACCGGCGCGCTGGCGCTGCGCACGCGAGGCGTGTACTTCATCATGGTGACGCTGGCCTTTGCGCAGATGGCCTACTACGTCTTTCACGACACCGACTTCGGCGGCGGCAGCGATGGCATCTACCTGTATTTCCGGCCTGAACTTCTGGTGGGCGGCTGGATGCCGTTTGACCTGGGCAACGCCACCACCTTCTACTTCTTCGTGCTGGCCTGCCTGGCGCTAAGTTGGGGCTTTCTGGCGCTGCTGCGGCGGTCGCCCTTTGGCGCGGCACTGGCCGGCATCCGCATCAACGAACAACGCATGCGCGCGGCCGGCTATTCCACGTATCCGTACAAGCTGACCGCCTACGTGGTGGGCGCCACGCTGGCCAGCCTGGCGGGCTTTCTGTTCGCGCTGAAAGACGGTTTCGTCACGCCGGAACTGCTGGCCTGGGAACAATCGGGCCTGGTGTTGCTGATGGTGATTCTGGGCGGCATGGGCAGCCTGGGCGGCGCGGTGATCGGCACGGTGACGCTGGTGCTGATGCAAGAGTTATTTCAGTCGCAGGCGCTGTTTGGCGACTACGCGCGCCATTGGCATCTGCCGCTGGGCATTGCCATCATTGCGCTGGTGGCCTTGCTGCCCAATGGCATTGCGGGCCTGCCCGCGCAATGGCGCCAGCGCCGCGACAGGCGCGAGGCCCGCGCGCATGCCGCATCCGGCGCCAGCACACTGGCGCCTTCCGGCCCGGCGCGCCCCGCCCCCCGCCTGCCCATTCAGGAAGAACGCCATGTCTGA
- a CDS encoding ABC transporter ATP-binding protein has translation MHALIEAGGLHVYYGASHVLRGVDMHIGSGESVGLVGRNGMGKTTLIRSLMGQVKSTRGQVRVAGRDCTRAPAHAIARMGVAYVPEGRGIFPNLNVRENLQVAARPSVSGERAWTYARVLDTFPRLRERLGHGGQQLSGGEQQMLAIGRALMTNPDLLILDEATEGLAPLIVAEIWRIIREIRATGMSTLIVDRNYRAVLEHTDRCLVMEKGLIVEDGDSASLARQPEQLTRYLGV, from the coding sequence ATGCACGCACTGATCGAAGCCGGCGGGCTGCATGTGTACTACGGCGCCAGCCACGTGCTGCGCGGTGTGGACATGCATATCGGGTCGGGGGAATCCGTGGGCCTGGTGGGCCGCAACGGCATGGGCAAGACCACGCTGATACGCAGCCTGATGGGCCAGGTGAAAAGCACGCGCGGCCAGGTGCGCGTGGCGGGGCGCGATTGCACCCGCGCGCCGGCCCATGCCATTGCGCGCATGGGCGTGGCTTACGTGCCTGAAGGGCGCGGCATCTTCCCCAACCTGAACGTGCGCGAAAACCTGCAAGTGGCGGCGCGGCCCAGTGTCAGCGGCGAACGGGCCTGGACCTATGCGCGCGTGCTGGACACCTTTCCGCGACTGCGCGAGCGGCTGGGCCATGGCGGCCAGCAGTTGTCGGGCGGCGAACAGCAGATGCTGGCCATCGGCCGCGCGCTGATGACCAACCCCGACCTGCTGATTCTGGACGAAGCCACCGAAGGGCTCGCGCCGCTGATCGTGGCGGAAATCTGGCGCATCATCCGCGAGATCCGCGCGACCGGGATGTCTACGTTGATCGTGGACCGCAACTATCGCGCGGTGCTCGAACACACCGACCGCTGCCTGGTGATGGAAAAAGGGCTGATCGTGGAAGACGGCGATAGCGCGTCGCTGGCCCGGCAACCGGAACAACTGACGCGCTATCTTGGCGTGTAA
- a CDS encoding Bug family tripartite tricarboxylate transporter substrate binding protein — MATVCKSQPRRLALKTLLCSALATIGLAAGPAQAADDWPTKPIKIIVPYTPGGSTDIVTRIVVEKLAPRLGQTIIVENKPGANSSVGSAIAAKADPDGYTFLAMLPAYLVNFHLYKLNFKPTDLVPVVQMADLPLFLFVAEDVPVNNVAELVEYGRKHPDKLTYASSGTGSNAHLTGARFATKNQIAMTHVAYKGSAPILTDLLGGRVSMVFDPILVPMQYVKQNRLKALAFTGKQRWPDEPNIPTMGEAGQPGFETGSWAGLLAPANTPQPIIDRMAREVAEVVKDPEVRRKFIDVGFLPVGGTTAQFAEFMRQESAHYADVVKQVGITAN; from the coding sequence ATGGCTACAGTTTGCAAATCGCAGCCCCGCCGCCTTGCCCTGAAAACCCTGTTGTGCTCGGCCCTGGCCACCATCGGCCTGGCCGCCGGCCCCGCCCAGGCCGCGGATGACTGGCCCACCAAGCCCATCAAGATCATCGTGCCGTACACCCCGGGCGGCTCTACCGACATCGTCACCCGCATCGTGGTGGAAAAGCTGGCCCCGCGCCTGGGCCAGACGATCATTGTCGAGAACAAGCCGGGCGCCAACAGCAGCGTGGGTTCGGCCATTGCCGCCAAGGCGGACCCGGACGGCTACACCTTCCTGGCCATGCTGCCGGCCTACCTGGTCAACTTCCATCTGTACAAGTTGAACTTCAAGCCCACGGACCTGGTGCCCGTGGTGCAAATGGCCGACCTGCCCCTGTTCCTGTTCGTGGCCGAAGACGTGCCCGTCAACAACGTGGCGGAATTGGTCGAATACGGCCGCAAGCATCCCGACAAGCTCACCTATGCGTCCAGCGGCACGGGTTCCAACGCGCACCTGACCGGCGCCCGGTTCGCAACGAAGAACCAGATTGCGATGACGCACGTGGCCTACAAGGGCAGCGCGCCGATTCTGACCGACCTGCTTGGCGGGCGCGTGTCGATGGTGTTCGACCCGATCCTGGTGCCGATGCAATACGTGAAGCAGAACCGGCTGAAGGCGCTGGCCTTCACCGGCAAGCAGCGCTGGCCTGACGAGCCCAACATTCCCACCATGGGCGAAGCCGGCCAGCCGGGTTTTGAAACGGGTTCGTGGGCGGGGCTGCTGGCGCCGGCCAATACGCCCCAGCCCATCATCGACCGCATGGCGCGCGAGGTCGCGGAAGTGGTGAAAGACCCCGAAGTACGGCGTAAATTCATCGACGTCGGCTTCCTGCCGGTGGGGGGCACGACGGCGCAATTCGCCGAATTCATGCGGCAAGAGTCCGCCCACTACGCCGACGTCGTCAAGCAGGTCGGCATCACCGCGAACTGA
- a CDS encoding branched-chain amino acid ABC transporter permease, whose product MDISILLIQSLNAFQYGLLLFLVASGLTLIFGIMGIINLAHGSFYMIGAYMAFALGPVLDRWLGGGFIATLAVCVLLAGVLGYVLEAAFFSYLYHRNHLQQVLMTYGLILVFEELRSILVGNDVHGVPLPAWLQGSISLGGVMTYPVYRLFISAVGIAVALLLYWVISRTRLGMMLRAGASNREMTASLGIDVNKLYRLVFAAGVALAALAGTIAAPVSSVYPGMGNGVLIICFVVVVIGGIGSIRGAFLAAMLVGFVETFGQVLFPSAAGVLVYLLMAFILLCKPEGLFKQG is encoded by the coding sequence ATGGACATCAGCATCCTGCTTATTCAAAGCCTGAACGCATTCCAGTACGGCTTGCTGCTGTTCCTGGTGGCCAGCGGCCTCACGCTGATCTTCGGCATCATGGGCATCATCAACCTGGCCCATGGCAGCTTCTACATGATTGGCGCCTACATGGCGTTTGCGCTGGGGCCGGTGCTTGACCGCTGGCTGGGCGGCGGCTTCATCGCCACCCTGGCCGTGTGCGTGCTGCTGGCCGGAGTGCTGGGCTATGTGCTGGAAGCGGCGTTCTTCAGCTACCTGTACCACCGCAACCACTTGCAGCAGGTGCTGATGACCTACGGGCTGATTCTGGTCTTTGAGGAATTGCGCAGCATCCTGGTGGGCAACGACGTGCACGGCGTGCCACTGCCCGCGTGGCTGCAAGGCAGTATCTCGCTGGGCGGCGTGATGACGTATCCGGTGTACCGGCTGTTCATCTCGGCCGTGGGCATTGCGGTGGCGCTGTTGCTGTATTGGGTGATTTCGCGCACCCGCCTGGGCATGATGCTGCGCGCCGGCGCCAGCAACCGCGAAATGACCGCGTCCCTGGGCATCGACGTGAACAAGCTGTACCGGCTGGTGTTCGCGGCCGGCGTGGCCTTGGCGGCACTGGCCGGCACCATTGCCGCGCCCGTGTCGTCGGTGTATCCCGGCATGGGCAACGGCGTGCTGATCATCTGCTTCGTGGTGGTGGTGATAGGCGGCATCGGGTCGATACGCGGCGCTTTCCTGGCCGCGATGCTGGTGGGCTTTGTGGAAACTTTCGGGCAGGTGCTGTTTCCGTCGGCGGCGGGCGTGCTGGTGTATCTGCTGATGGCCTTCATTCTTCTATGCAAGCCCGAAGGGCTGTTCAAACAGGGCTAG
- a CDS encoding ABC transporter ATP-binding protein has product MSDCLLAATDVTRRFGGLTAVNGVSLALARGQVHAVIGTNGAGKSTLINILSGELAPSSGQVMLGGRDITTWRQPQRARAGLGRSYQRSTLFPELSVFENCRLTAQAARQRFWHWWRSASDCRRSAELAHHALERTGLTDDATRPAGLLPHGRKRQLEIAMCLAGEPQVLLLDEPLAGMGPEETDRILELLQSLKSGHAILLVEHDMDAVFRIAETITVMVNGTAIASGAPAAIRANADVRTAYLGEDDRPGHTPGDPACTH; this is encoded by the coding sequence ATGTCTGATTGCCTGCTTGCCGCCACCGACGTTACACGCCGCTTTGGTGGACTGACGGCGGTCAACGGGGTATCGCTTGCGCTGGCGCGCGGCCAGGTGCATGCCGTCATTGGCACCAACGGCGCGGGCAAGTCCACGCTGATCAACATTCTATCGGGCGAACTGGCGCCCAGCAGCGGCCAGGTGATGCTGGGCGGACGCGACATCACCACCTGGCGCCAACCGCAACGGGCTCGCGCCGGGCTGGGCCGCAGCTACCAGCGTTCAACACTATTTCCCGAACTGAGCGTGTTCGAGAACTGCCGCCTGACGGCGCAGGCAGCGCGCCAGCGCTTCTGGCATTGGTGGCGTTCGGCGTCGGACTGCCGGCGCAGCGCCGAACTGGCGCATCACGCGCTGGAACGCACGGGGCTGACGGATGACGCCACACGCCCCGCCGGCCTGCTGCCGCACGGCCGCAAGCGCCAGCTTGAAATCGCCATGTGCCTGGCAGGCGAGCCGCAGGTGCTGCTGCTGGATGAACCCTTGGCGGGCATGGGCCCCGAAGAAACCGACCGCATTCTGGAACTGCTGCAAAGCTTGAAATCGGGCCACGCGATTCTGCTGGTGGAACACGACATGGACGCCGTGTTCCGCATTGCCGAAACCATCACCGTGATGGTCAACGGCACCGCCATCGCCAGCGGCGCACCGGCCGCCATCCGCGCCAACGCCGACGTGCGCACAGCCTACCTGGGCGAAGACGACCGCCCCGGCCACACACCAGGAGACCCCGCATGCACGCACTGA